One Betta splendens chromosome 16, fBetSpl5.4, whole genome shotgun sequence genomic window carries:
- the pou3f1 gene encoding POU domain, class 3, transcription factor 1 encodes MATTAQYIPRNNSLPSNPLMHPDSDRMHQGTTYREVQKMMHHEYLQGLAATNTGHPMSLTHHQWLPTSNTDWSSGTHIGQQEHKASVQATREDLSSGFHHRSHLVHQQTQSSHHGSWAPTTTHHLSPLSPASNGHQSLVYSQPGYTNLNAMLSPQPGALHHGMRDPLHDDSGSHDNQMESPQQVFSHHQDHSDEDAPSSDDLEQFAKQFKQRRIKLGFTQADVGLALGTLYGNVFSQTTICRFEALQLSFKNMCKLKPLLNKWLEETDSNTGSPTNLDKIAAQGRKRKKRTSIEVGVKGALENHFLKCPKPSAHEISTLAGTLQLEKEVVRVWFCNRRQKEKRMTPVGVPHPNMEDVYSQAETPPLHRTLQSPVQ; translated from the coding sequence ATGGCGACAACAGCTCAGTATATTCCGAGGAATAACTCCTTACCGTCCAACCCGCTCATGCATCCGGATTCGGATAGGATGCACCAGGGGACGACCTACAGAGAGGTGCAGAAAATGATGCACCACGAGTACTTGCAAGGGCTCGCAGCCACCAACACGGGACACCCGATGAGCCTCACGCACCACCAGTGGCTGCCCACCTCCAACACCGACTGGTCCAGCGGCACCCACATCGGCCAGCAAGAGCACAAAGCCAGCGTCCAGGCGACCCGGGAGGACCTGAGCAGCGGCTTCCACCACAGATCTCACCTGGTGCACCAGCAGACGCAGAGCAGCCACCACGGCTCGTGGGCGCCCACCACCACGCACCACCTCTCCCCACTGTCTCCCGCGTCCAACGGCCACCAGTCCCTGGTTTACTCTCAGCCTGGATACACAAACCTCAACGCGATGCTGAGCCCCCAGCCCGGCGCCCTGCACCACGGCATGCGGGACCCGCTCCACGACGACTCGGGCAGCCACGACAACCAGATGGAGTCGCCCCAGCAGGTGTTCAGCCACCACCAGGACCACTCCGACGAGGACGCGCCCAGCTCCGACGACCTGGAGCAGTTCGCCAAGCAGTTCAAGCAGCGGCGGATCAAACTGGGCTTTACGCAGGCGGACGTGGGCTTGGCCTTGGGCACGCTCTATGGAAACGTCTTTTCTCAGACCACCATCTGCAGGTTCGAGGCGCTGCAACTCAGCTTCAAAAACATGTGCAAACTTAAGCCGCTCCTAAACAAgtggctggaggagacagactCGAACACGGGCAGTCCCACCAATTTGGACAAGATTGCTGCGCAGGGCAGGAAACGAAAGAAGAGGACCTCCATTGAGGTGGGGGTGAAAGGGGCGCTGGAAAACCATTTCTTAAAATGCCCAAAGCCATCTGCTCACGAAATCAGCACTTTAGCCGGCACTCTGCAGTTGGAAAAAGAGGTTGTGCGCGTTTGGTTTTGCAacagaagacagaaagagaaaagaatgACACCAGTGGGGGTCCCTCACCCGAATATGGAGGACGTATATTCCCAAGCAGAGACCCCTCCTCTACACCGTACACTACAGAGTCCTGTGCAGTGA